One Nicotiana tomentosiformis chromosome 1, ASM39032v3, whole genome shotgun sequence genomic window, gaatcgaacttttagggtattggttaaatttctttagtttagttcgtttatgtttaaactcgtaggatatgaattgaaattttagtttttaggatttgttcttgtgaattgaacttttaggatatgaattgaatttttaagatatgaattggaccttttggatatgaattgaacttttaggatataaattggtgtaattaggaaaaaataattatcttgaattaactaaaaaagatataattaatttataattatagaataaattaatttattcttgtgaatcgaacttttagggtatgggttgaatttctttagtttagttagtttatgtttaaactcgtagctCAATAAAATTATTGACAGAACTAGCTAAGTGAGATatacatttattatttttaagaactcataatttttaatatttattcagTAACTCAAAcacattatttaataatatttacatGATTTGTAAAAATTATACATTTATTGATATAgatacacgcgcaaagcgcgtaccctaagactagtaatCATATAAATGTACAAATTTAAGATTACAAGTTCTAAATAATACTTTCAGAATATAGCAAAAAAAcatatttttctttcttaaacttctTACCTATCCACTCAACCAGCAAATGCTGAAAAACTACTGATAAAATGTACTatatccgttcacttttacttgtccactattgaCTTTGCACACTccttaagaaaaaataaataaagtgcataatttatcatgatatccATATTATTTGGTGTATAGCCTTAATGAATTTGGAATAAGTAATTAATGCTAAggacaaaacaagaaaaataaattatttttctcttaatatatgaaaagtgacaagtaaaaatgaataaatttatttttagaatatatGACAACAAAaggtgaacggagggagtatgatCCAAAATCTTGCTGCAAATGGCACAAAATTAAAAGAAGGGAAAACCTAATTATTCTCAATTTTAACCATCCCACAGTTAAAATATATCCTGAGACATGAAAAGAAATCGATATGGCATAATCTAGTAGGATGAATGTCTAATCAAGAAGCTTAAAACCAAGCAAAATGGTCCTTGTTGGGGCCTCAGTTGAGCTTGAATCAGACATACCAAGGTTGATTAAAATTGTGGGGAATGTTCAAATTGTAGTTATTTGTGTATTCAAGATGTGGCTCCAAATTGAATTTGTGAATGAAATTAATCCAAGCATACATTATTGTATTCCATATCGATAATGCTCATATTGAGTTTGATCTGTCATTTATCTTGATGATGCTGAACACACCTGCACCTATCAAATCAGCTATTGAGGTGGCTTCAAAGTTAATCACTCTCAGAGGTAATTGTGTTTAATTTCTACTGTAAATTTATCTTTAAAGTCAAACTTACAGAGTATTGAAAATGAATTCAAAAGAAGATATACTACCGATCCCAACTAGTTTAGACTATAGATAATTATTGTTTGATTGTATATACTGATTAAGCACAAATTATACAGTTATTATATCAACTAATATTTGTAAAAAATAAAGTTAGTGTTATCTCTATGGGCTTTGTTGGGTTGGTGTGTTGCGTGAAATCCCTTATTTTTTGGATAGGAATTAACCTAAACATAAAATACCCATCCATCCAACTGCTTTAACAAATTAAAAACAGTCTGCTGTTGtataatatttataaatttcaaatataatatatatgtttaactgtatataattaatatataatttatgtttaTCGAttataaaaagtaaacaatgaattgGATGAGCTGTTTGTGTAAAGATGGGTGACTGGTTTTGGAACAATGACACTTTGGTCAAATCCCGCCAGGGACGGGCTGATGTTTTATAGGATCAAGAGCAGACCCATAACTTCCCCACTCTTCAACGTTGTGGACTGGCCCGTAATAAACTGGCCTTAACTTATGTGGGCCTAAAACGGCCCAGCCCAACTCCAAACCCgcacaaaagaagaaaagaggaaGAAGATTCAAAAGAAAAACCTTGCATTCTTGCGCCACAAGTCCGAATCACTACGCTAGTACTGGAAAGTAGCTTGAAATTTACAATTAATGGAGTTTTATGCTGAGGAAGGAAAGAATTTGAGCTCAGATAACTCCACGTTGATTCTGGTATGCTTCTAGGGTTTTGCTCTCAACTTCTTTAGTGATTCTTCCACTCTTTTTTTTCCGGTTCTGTAATATCGTTATTTGTTTATACTGTAGCCGGCGCTATCGGTAGGAAATGCAGGGCAACTAGCGGTGGATCTTCTAGTAGCTTCTTTGAGAGCGGAGAGAATTGGATATTTGGACGATCCAAATGTAGTTCCCTGCGTTGGGAATGACGCCTATTGGCCTTCTCCGCCCGGTGAACTCGCGCTTCCTCTCGAAGGTATCAATTACAACTTATTACTTAATTTGACTTGTGCATTATTATATTGAGGACAAATGAAAAAATATTAAAGTAGTTGTTATTAAAAGTTTGTTTTTATAGATGTTCATATAAATTTAACTTTGCATAGTTCTTTGTATTTTTGATTATCTGTATAGAATAGTATTGTTATTGGAATGATGGCAACTGTTTTGGAACGTTACAAAATGGAAAGAGTATCAGTTAAATTGAAAAGGAAGAAGTATACTTCTTGAGATTTTAGGAAGGAAATGACGTTTCTGATTTTGGTTCGTGGCAGTATATGAATCATCTCCTGATGCATTGGCTCTGGTACAGCAGAGGTCTCCAGTTGTTAAGGTAAATGTTAGTACTTTTTTTGGCAACGGGTATCATTGCTGCTTGATCTGGTCTTTTTCTCTCGTGCAAGCCACCTAGGAGGGAATATAATGCAAGAGCATTTAACATCTTTTTATACCATCGGGTATTTAAAGCAACTATTGGTATGTAATAGTAAGTGTGAATTAATTAACTGGGAAAAATGGTAAGTAGACAATGTGATAATGTGAAAATTGTTTACATGGACTGTCTGTATAGCTTAAATCCAACTTTTTATTGCAATGTATGCAATTAAGGTTTTGTCTTTTATGTGGTTGTTTAGTTCTAACAGCTTACCCAACAGGGCATGATGGTTGAATTTGCTAGGAACTTGGCGAATTTTGCTGCTGCCAATGGGAAGAAACATGTAATCATGCTCTCAGGCTTGGAGTTTGGGCGTTGGCGAAACATTGATATGTCAAGGTATCAATATATGAGCTTCAGTTAAACATATTTTTTCTGTTTTCTTTATGTGGTTCAATGATTGAAACTCTGTGATTCCACTTTCTACTTCATCATGTCCTCCCTCCATTGAGAAATCACTTTACATGGAAACTTTAGTTGCTTTTTCTGAGATCATTATCTCGTGAATTGCTGACTGTTCCTGTTATTATGGGAGTTTAGCTTTTTGCATCCGAATACCTAAATGAAGGCGACTTAATATGTGTTGGTTAGGCTCACGGCACGGGTTTGAACCCTGCTGTAGACAAAAGGCTGGTGTTTAAGTGGAGAAAGATAGAGGGGCAGGcccattatccaccgagtttcgaACGTGCGCCACTggccctcgtggatttctcggTTATCAAAAAAAGAAGGGATTTAATAAGTAAAGGTTGCTAAATAAGATGCTTCTTTGTTGGAAATGTTGCTGGAGATTATGTGTACGTGAAAGGTTCCTCTAATTTTGAGTCGATTAGTGAAGGTGAATATTTCCAAACTGTTGCCTTTTTAAGCTATTAAGTTTACTGTTGCTTATTCTATTGACTTGCGTTGAGTTCTTTTCTTTGAACATTTTATCTGATTCCATGGTGACATTGATTTTATGGCTATCGTGTACCAGTGGATTGCAGATACATTACCTTTCTAGTTCCAACTCAGATGGAACAGACGATCAATGTGAAAGCCAGGGCTGGAAGAGATTACCAGAGTATGATCCTACGCAGAGAATGTGGAAGTATTTAAACGATTTAGCCAAAAATACTGCCTTTGAGGTGGAGGATTTGCCTTATGAAGATCTGGGAGATGAGGACTACGATGCCAGTTTGCCTTATGCTGCGTTGTTCTCTTGTCTTAAGGTTGTGATATGCTTGTTTCAGTTGTTCACTATGGATAACTTGATGTACTAGTACATTTCATGAAAAATTAATTGTATTTGTCATATGTGGCTTTCGTATTTATAGAATCTGATTTCTTTACTTTGTAGTTTCTTTCAAATTGTCTTTGCTTATGTTGCTAAATCCTGCTGTCTTTTTGTTGCACCATAATACATTCCACATGAGCTTGAGATTTCTAAGTAGTTAGGCTTTTGATTTTGTTTTGGGATTGTGTTCCTTCCCAGATTGTTCAATGCTACAGATCTGACATGTATTATAGCATACTTAAAGTAATTATTTGTTCTCGCATCTCAAAAAAGGTTTTTATTCTGTGATGAAGTTATAGTTGATATTTCCTTTTGCATTGTTTTGATGTGTCATCTGAGTATGGTGCGGTTTTCAGATTGTAATTTCTCGTAAAATTATTTCTAAAGTTAGCACAGCTTCTTTTGGAGATATGCTTAAGATGAAATGAGATCAATGAAAAACTACTATTTGGTTTCCTTTGTAATTTCTGCTATCAGTATCTCAAGACTATTCTTGATATGAACTTACATATTTATCCACATTTTTATGTTAAGTATACTTTTCTACCCTGATTGAGTTTGTGTAATAATCTTATTGTTTATTGGTCTAGGCCAAAGGTCTGAAGGTCACTTGTCTACTGTGTTATTGCTCGGAGGGAGACAACATTCCCGATGCTTTCAATTTGGCTGATGCAGTGTCAAAAGCTCTGGGGCTCCGACCTAATAGTTCTCAAGGTGAGTTATTGTTTCCTGGTATGATCAATCAGTTTTCTTTCCTTCATTTCTTGATCTCTGTACAATCATACAATGCCTGGTAAGAAAACTAATACTGCTATAGCGCTTTAAGTACCTAAATATGGTCAAGTAACTCTTATCCTTGTAAGCTAGTGGCTAATAATACTTGGTGCTGTCTGATTGATAAATTTACATGAGAAGTGATTGAGCTAATGAAGATAATTAGATCGTCTTCAATTGTTTTTTTGACTGTTTTGGAGGGGGAGGTATTGGATTTCATGCCTTTTGAATATGTTTAAAATTATCGCAAAATGCATAGATATGGACTAGGGTAACGTAGGGATATTACCTTTCTAGTACGTTTAAAATTGCCATAGGACGCATAGATGTGACTATCTTGTAACATAATTTTCTGAGGCACTAACTGACCTCTTTTACTGGGGTCGTTCAGGTAATGAAGGTGGAAGCTGGGTTGTGCCGTTCTCGTGGAAGAGTGTCTATGGTCCTCCGCCAGATATGTCTCTTTTCTAGGCCACTTTGGAGCAGTTTATATGTTGCTGTTATATCTCTCTAACTCGGTCTTTTTGGCTGTGATCAAGTGAAATTTATGTCTTTGGTTCACTTTTGCTGTACAAGTTTCTAGTTTGAAAGTGTTTGTCATCACACTTTTGAGGGAAAGAGTAGCTGCGTAATTTAAACTCTTAAGCATCTTTTCAGCTCCGTTAACTCATCAAAAGATCGTTGAAATATTAGGTTGTAATGGTGACAAAAATAAGGTTTAGATTCTCCATAACCCAACTTAAGGTGGAAATGGGAAAAATAGAAAGTACTGTACTGTTTTTGAAGTAAAATCATTTTCTTTGAAAAGTTTAATTAGGCAAGGTACATGAATCAAGCTGCCTTTGATAtgcagaatttttttttttggcctTGACGAGATAAAAACTATTTGTGCAATGTCATTCACATTATAAGTATGTGTTTGAATACAGTCAAATCTCTCTATAACAATTATGTTTGTTCCGATATCTTTTGGATGTTATAGTGAAATGCTGTTATAGAGGACATATATTATAACCCAACATAAAAAATCAATTTCGAGAAAACTTGGCTTTTATAATAAATGACTGTTATATAGGGATGCTGCTATAGAGATAGAATACGATTTTAGGTCTAAGGCAATTCTTTTTGCCTTGCGCAGAAAACAGATAGTTGAGAATTTGTCAGATTGAGCTTTACCATGGCACAGAATTGCATAGTATATGGCATAACTTAAGTATATGATAGTTTATTGATGTAACTGTTATGAAATATAGCTTAAAGTAACAATATATAACAAGGAAAAagaagctaagagatatagagagaaagagaggagagattcttatgtcttcttcaattgtgtgtcttttcttatctattacaatgTCTTTATAttggcatgaaaagtgaagaatcactgttgtaaaatatgtcattgaacatgtcattaagcatttgagaggtAGATCATGTGGGAGGTTATggagataatggagaagagtagtgAGCATTACTCCTTTGGTGCTTATGGACATCCACCAAAATTCAAGATTTtgtaacactcccccttggatgtccatagataatgtgcctcgttaaaaccttgctAGGAAAAAACCTTATGGGAAAAAactcctagtgaaggaaaaatagTACACATAATGTAATACGCATTGCTTGCTGCCTCATTGAAAACCTTGCCAGTGGGATAAAACCATAGCTAAGGGAAAAATAGTACAACGCGTATTTgcctccccctgatgaaaacatcAATTTATTTTATCGAGATGATATGTTTCGATCTTGTATACCAACTTCTCAAATGTTGAGGTTTATCATGCTTCGTTGAATAGAATCACCAAATTATCAAACGAACAAATTTATTGAACATCTATTTCACCGTTCAGTGAAGATTATGTCTGATAAAGAACTTTGatgaaatatatgatttattttgtCTTCTTCAATATATCCTTATTTCAATTGAGATAAGCAAACATTATAGTCTTCACTATTATTGGAGTCTTCTCTTCAAAGAAAAGTCATACACCGGTTGTGTGTTGAGTGATTTGATTTATCAGTTGCTAGTATATTGACATGACTTGAATAAGTATCAACAATTGATTGCTTTGTGCAATAATAATATGGCAGTACCCTCACATACAAATAGATTGTTTGAAGAACGAACTTTAAAAAATGCCTGCATTTGCATAACCAACAAAACTTTGGCAATATTTGTTAGAATAAACAAATCTATATCAAGGATTCCTTTTGCAATATAATCCCAATAGTATTCCAATATCTCCATATAGGAATAAAATTACATCTTTCTAGTATATTATTATACTCATAGttctagcaagatacattagtgcactaaTTGCACTAGACACAAAAACAAATCATATACGTCATGATCGCTCTAATTCACATAAGAATTTGCtgaaactttatttaataaatttcttgggaaccttaatatgcttcagaataATTTAAATCtttcaatgattttcattatacgcatatcaagtttttcatgtattgctagattaaaacttgaaatgactACATCTAcaacaggagaacatgtctctatataatcaataccgggatatttataaatcttcttgtgacacaagtcgtctttatgtctatcgattTGGCTTTTTTtttccgcacaagaacacatttatacctccactggctttatattTTCAGGTATTAAGGCTATCCGTCCGATTTCACATTTTTCAAGCGAAGTCAATTTTCATTgggtatttttcatttggccaatcatttatctgtccaaatttcatgacagatttgagctcaagatcctcgtcaatattaataatattgagcgcaatcattttatatcggttccatcGTGAcagctgcacttgcctttggttattttgttttttcgcaatatattatttaattttattatgtgttttgtattccttgttgtattgtgttggtttTGGCCCTTCGTACGAGAGTATGAGGATTTGTGTTTCTGGTTTTTACTGGTTTCGAGGGttgagttgttttgaataaaagaaattgctattatgttttaatttaataattttacatccaaatcatttctttgttgatttcttacttggtttaaaaattgtatccctactttattgaaaataaattgatcttgtggattttatatacattgatattttggtacgtgaggttgtaatagagatatgggcacaaggttccgtaaaaatatgaaagtgggctgaaaTCCGTGttctatgattatgaaatgaggtgtcacatagtgacttttatttgaaagaattatactcgaaagatttttatttgaaaaatttatatgagaaagatttttatttgaaaaacttatatgtgaaaggcgtatattttaaggacttgattaatttgttgtatttgttttcttgaacaatatttatggtgttcttgttgccttgttattCATATTCCTGATTGATCTTTGTGGCTGTCACTACTATTTGTTTTTCTATTATCCTTGTATATTACTAAATTACACAAGTTAAATGACttgtgagtgtcttgactgtactttgtcactactccaccgaggttagtcttgatatttactgggtatcgactgtggtgtacttatactacacttatgcacatttttgtgcagagtcaggtattgaagatatcagatTCGGACATAGATTAGAgtttgatcgcaaggattcaaggtagggctgcttggtcgttgcagtcccttggagtctttccatttttattttactgtccactcttattcgaacattattgtatattcgatccttaggatcactgcatgtactcagttagagttcgtgactcagtattaccagtcttgggagttcTTTTATATTTGTTTTCACTTTTTGTtccgacacttgtattaaattatatgtttaaaaaaacaaggctcgaaatgtaattgtaatcgacatacctagtcttagagactaagtgccatcacgacgtttgtggtgagattttttgtcgtgacaagttggtatcagaactctaggttcataggttatacgagtcacgaacgagtctagtagagtattgcggatcggtacggagatgtctgtacttatctttgaggggctacataactgttaggaaatttcccatgtcgtgcaaaatttgttgattttggagtttgagcctttgtatctctatcctctcaagatggtgaggacacgtgctaacgggtcagctgagcagacaccagCACATTCTACTAGGGCCGCAAGaagtcggggccgaggtagaggtcgaggaagggcacgcgCCACATCTAGAGCACATGTTAGAGCATTAGTTCAGGAGCCgccaatagctccagttgggggacaggttcCGGAAGCACCTATTGTTATCCCCGAACTTAagtagactttagcacagttcccgaatatgtttggtacattgactcaGGCATGATTGATCTCCGTTTCACCAAATATATCACAGTTTATGGGAGGAGTCTAGAgtcctaccgcccgtactccagagcagcaggttcacattggtcaggttccgagtgtagtaccggtacaacctgttattctggttcagcctgaggtcaggctagaggcatcagaagaagaacaaaagagacttgagagatttaagaggtatagtccacatACCTTTAATGGCACAGCTACCGAGGATGCCTAGAGATTTCTTGAAAaatgtcatcgtattctctgcaCCGTGggcattgtggaagtgagcggagttgtctttactacatttcaattatcaggagcagcgtatcaacggtggcaagtttatgaagagggtagacagccgatgcaacaccaccaacttgggatcAATCTTCAGagatgcttttgaaagagtttgtaccccagactctccgggatgcgtggcgcacggagtttgaacggttgcgtcagggcaccatgacggtaTCAGAATATGCCACCAGGTTCAGTGAGCTAGCTcgtcatgcacctgctttggttcctacagtcagagagcaagtccgcagatttattgaggggctcgattatgatcttaaaatatgcatgacTCGAGAGTTGCAGTCTGATACtctatttcagcaagtagtagagatttccagaatgttagaacgtgttatgtatgaggaaagggagtctaaggaggccaagaggtctcgaaatTATGGAGGATTTTGTGGATTCTACTTTGCATCTAGCATTCATCATGGCGGATGCTCGGGCAGTCGGTCAGCCTAGTCTGCAATTCAGAGTATTCTTAGTGCTCCAGTTAATATCTTTAGTGCACTACCGACATAAGGttcttacaatggttattctagttatccggcacagactcagtacgagcaatcACGACCCTTagagaggttgttatgagtgtggtgataccaaacacatcatgagagattgtcccagacttgggagaggtggatttcatcagaacactcagactacatgctctattccagttactaccccacatgcactgttagttaggggtggaggacaggcgggtagagggcgccctagagggggaggccctaCCCGTAGTTATAATTGTtatgaattggctgaggccgTTACACCCGATGTTGTCGTTACAGGTATTGTTTAATTCATAATCgaggagcactattcttattttgattctaTTCCGATTATCGAGGTGAAATCTCCTTTCATGCTCATTATATGGTGAGtttgtgaatttgtactccactttcgttatccttgttgggagatttgatggtgttagcccgtgtctatcacttttgatttgtacactattgagggctatgagtcccaaagtgactttctattactcattacagtgggttttgatataAATTCGGGATAATTTGGGTAAAATTGTGAACTTAATGGCCTATCGGAATGTGGGtttattatgtgttgtgaaatttatttgacggaatttattaaaagaagaaaggatattttcagttggcacaatgtgcaaattacttgtgactcagagttgaggACGGGATCCGGCTACAAGCCGCAATGGAAGTTAtttaaggacgagatccttgtgatgaaaatttatgtgatttaaattctccctttgtgaaattaaatttatactatagtactaataaggagttatgcttgttaggcttatttgataactcTTGTACGTAGAGTAGGAGGGCTATGATCATTTTGCTGAAAGGTTCTGttctttcttccaatttttctGTATTTGTTGTATTTATGCTCCATATATATATTCTAATCCTCAATTGAGGGATTAATGGGGTTTCTCATTCCATTATTTTGAATCATATGATATAGCGGGTTTTGACATCGGCAAAATAAAAACATAAGCTCCAAAGCCATTTTCAACTGTCCTCTTCCTATCTGCCATACGTAAACACTCCGTGCTTTCTATGCCTTCtccctctatatatatatttcaattcACAAGCATGTACATTTATGAGTCATGACTTATTCAGATTCAGGATGTTTAGAAACATGTACTATATATTACTCATGCATAATGACGTTTCAAATGCAGTTGCAATTTATTGCGTGAATATATTGATCTAACCCGAGAAAGAAAGAGATCAATTTTGGATCTATGAAAGGTGTAGCGAAGAATGGAAAGATTGAGCTATTTGCGGTTAAGTTTTGGTGCTTCCACGAGACTTATCGAGACGACTATAAAGTATACAAGGTTATATTTTCAATTCTCCATTCTCATTTTGttgggaaatttcaaagttcacgATTACCAATATCATTACGAAATTGATTGAATGTATCAACCTCTTTTCCCcacttattttaaaatcccaaaggAGACATAAAGTTAATACCAAATATAATTTACAACAGTTATTACTATTATTTGTGAATAATAATTAAGTAGGAAGATGATGCAATAGGACATAGAGACATAAAGTTAATACGAAATATTATTTACAACAGTTATTACTATTATTTGTGAATAATATTTAAGTAGGAAGACGACGCAATCGGACATATACTAcatattttttccaaaaaaggTGTGTCAACTACTCTTCCAACTAAGAAGATTTCTTTCGAGCACAACCTGATTTCTTGCCATTAAAA contains:
- the LOC104121372 gene encoding uncharacterized protein; translated protein: MEFYAEEGKNLSSDNSTLILPALSVGNAGQLAVDLLVASLRAERIGYLDDPNVVPCVGNDAYWPSPPGELALPLEVYESSPDALALVQQRSPVVKGMMVEFARNLANFAAANGKKHVIMLSGLEFGRWRNIDMSSGLQIHYLSSSNSDGTDDQCESQGWKRLPEYDPTQRMWKYLNDLAKNTAFEVEDLPYEDLGDEDYDASLPYAALFSCLKAKGLKVTCLLCYCSEGDNIPDAFNLADAVSKALGLRPNSSQGNEGGSWVVPFSWKSVYGPPPDMSLF
- the LOC138906861 gene encoding uncharacterized protein — its product is MTVSEYATRFSELARHAPALVPTVREQVRRFIEGLDYDLKICMTRELQSDTLFQQVVEISRMLERVMYEERESKEAKRSRNYGGFCGFYFASSIHHGGCSGSRSA